A genomic segment from Aegilops tauschii subsp. strangulata cultivar AL8/78 chromosome 1, Aet v6.0, whole genome shotgun sequence encodes:
- the LOC109774971 gene encoding uncharacterized protein isoform X1, translating to MAGGSGEGAAMSPPSSSGVGGGGGGGKRGRDPEEDVYVDNLHSHKRYLSEIMASSLNGLSVGDSLADNIMESPARSESSSCVRDEIISQYSPMSEDSDDYRYFDTQLNPNGSQGDAMVSPSTSPMSSPHRFQKPQAGFLPSSPYPLPSCSLSSVACSHPRRGSENEGRFPSSPNDMCHGADLRRTALLRSVQMRVHGPHAYDPSFGSRQEQEHVHEHDDEHGHEHLEDLGGPERPSCRKSIDNEASGYQGAENSYGRQEHDIDYIHGCTADDVLSGPKFKQEDDNQGNSDASMDKTR from the exons ATGGCGGGTGGCAGCGGCGAGGGCGCCGCAATGTCGCCGCCTTCCTCCTCCggtgttggcggcggcggcggtggcggaaaGCGCGGGAGGGATCCGGAGGAGGACGTGTACGTGGACAACCTCCACTCCCACAAGCGGTACCTCAGCGAG ATAATGGCGTCCAGCCTGAATGGGCTCTCTGTAGGAGATTCGCTTGCCGACAACATCATGGAGTCCCCTGCGAGGTCTGAGAGTTCCTCTTGTGTCAG GGACGAAATAATCTCCCAATACTCACCAATGTCAGAAGACTCAGATGACTACCGGTACTTCGACACGCAACTAAACCCCAACGGGAGTCAAGGCGATGCAATGGTCAGCCCATCAACTAGTCCGATGTCTTCTCCTCACCGGTTCCAGAAACCGCAAGCTGGTTTCCTACCATCAAGCCCATATCCTCTCCCCAGCTGCTCCCTCTCATCCGTGGCTTGCTCTCACCCTCGACGTGGCTCTGAGAATGAAGGCCGGTTCCCGTCTTCACCCAATGACATGTGCCACGGCGCGGACCTGAGGCGAACAGCGCTACTGAGGTCGGTGCAAATGAGGGTGCATGGTCCCCATGCATACGACCCGTCATTCGGCAGCCGGCAGGAGCAAGAACATGTCCATGAGCATGATGATGAACATGGTCATGAACATCTGGAAGATTTGGGAGGGCCGGAAAGACCATCTTGCAGGAAATCAATTGATAATGAAGCTAGTGGCTACCAGGGGGCTGAAAACAGCTATGGGCGGCAGGAGCATGATATTGATTACATCCACGGCTGCACAGCTGATGATGTCTTGAGTGGCCCCAAGTTCAAGCAAGAAGATGATAACCAAGGTAATTCTGACGCCAGTATGGATAAAACTAGATAG
- the LOC109774970 gene encoding protein disulfide isomerase-like 2-1 — protein sequence MATPQIYRKTLLPVILLLAAAALYPAAADGDEVLALTESTFEKEVGQDRGALVEFYAPWCGHCKKLAPEYEKLAASFKKAKSVLIAKVDCDEHKSVCSKYGVSGYPTIQWFPKGSLEPKKYEGQRTAEALTEYVNSEAATNVKIAAVPSSVVVLTEETFDSVVLDETKDVLVEFYAPWCGHCKSLAPIYEKVASVFKQDEGVVIANLDADKYTSLAEKYGVSGFPTLKFFPKGNKAGEEYESGRELDDFVKFINEKSGTSRDSKGQLTSEAGLVASLDALVKEFHSAADDKRKEILSKIEEEAAKLSGPAVKHGKIYVNVAKKILQKGSDYTKKETERLHRLLEKSISPSKADEFAIKKNILSAFSS from the exons ATGGCGACCCCTCAGATCTACCGCAAAACCCTCCTCCCCGTCATCCTCCTGCTCGCGGCCGCGGCGCTCTACCCAGCCGCCGCCGACGGCGACGAGGTGCTTGCCCTCACGGAGTCCACCTTCGAGAAGGAGGTCGGCCAGGATCGTGGCGCACTCGTCGAGTTCTACGCTCCCTG GTGTGGCCACTGCAAGAAGCTTGCTCCAGAATATGAGAAGCTTGCTGCAAGTTTTAAAAAGGCTAAATCAGTCTTGATTGCCAAG GTTGACTGCGATGAGCACAAGAGTGTGTGCAGCAAGTATGGAGTTTCTGGCTACCCCACAATCCAGTGGTTTCCCAAAGGTTCCTTGGAGCCCAAGAA GTATGAGGGTCAACGCACTGCTGAAGCCCTTACAGAATATGTTAACTCTGAAGCAG CAACCAATGTGAAGATAGCCGCAGTTCCTTCAAGTGTTGTGGTTCTGACCGAGGAAACCTTTGACTCGGTTGTCCTTGATGAAACCAAAGATGTCCTTGTTGAGTTCTATGCCCCATG gtgtggTCACTGCAAGAGTCTTGCTCCG ATATATGAGAAGGTGGCCTCTGTTTTCAAGCAAGATGAGGGTGTCGTGATTGCTAATCTTGATGCAGACAAATACACAAGCTTGGCTGAGAA GTATGGAGTTTCTGGTTTTCCCACATTGAAGTTCTTCCCGAAGGGTAACAAAGCTGGTGAAGAGTATGAGAGCGGTCGGGAGTTGGATGACTTTGTTAAGTTCATTAATGAGAAAAGTGGAACTAGCCGTGATTCAAAGGGTCAGCTTACTTCAGAG GCTGGGCTTGTGGCAAGTTTGGATGCTCTTGTCAAGGAATTCCACAGTGCTGCTGATGACAAGCGGAAGGAAATCCTCTCTAAAATTGAAGAGGAGGCTGCGAAGCTCAGTGGTCCTGCTGTCAA GCATGGAAAGATCTATGTGAATGTTGCAAAGAAGATATTGCAGAAGGGCTCTGACTATACCAAGAAGGAAACTGAGAGGCTTCATCGCTTGTTGGAGAAG TCGATCAGTCCTTCCAAAGCCGATGAATTCGCCATCAAGAAGAACATTCTTTCAGCCTTCTCCTCTTAA
- the LOC109774972 gene encoding uncharacterized protein: MDATVVAVASDGDDGDRRRPLLQTGNEILPYPESPSRPQPAGADAKPEQQKPQRVASLDVFRGLTVAMMILVDDAGGAWPGINHAPWFGVTVADFVMPAFLFIIGVSAALVFKKTPNKIATTKKAAFRAIKLFILGVILQGGYIHGRHKLTYGVDLDHIRLLGVLQRIAIGYFLAAISEIWLVNNTSVDSPVSFVKKYFVEWIMAIMISALYIGLVFGLYVPNWEFTVQTSNSTFSNPSNGVGIKTIQCGLRGSLGPPCNAVGFVDRVLLGESHLYKNPVYKRTKECSINSPDYGRLPPNAPDWCLAPFDPEGLLSTLMAAVSCFVGLHFGHVLIHCKTHSQRMVSWLLASTVLTVSGFLLQLLGMPFSKPLYTVSYMLLAGGVSGFLLLLLYCIVDVIHIKKPLILFQWMGMNALIVYVLAACELFPTLIQGFYWRSPENNLVDATECLLQAIFHSKRWGTLAFVLVEIIFWCLAACFLHMKGVYLRL; this comes from the exons ATGGACGCCACCGTGGTCGCCGTCGCCAGCGACGGAGATGACggcgaccgccgccgccccctccttcaGACCGGAAACGAGATCCTCCCATACCCCGAATCCCCTTCGCGACCGCAGCCGGCGGGGGCAGATGCGAAGCCCGAGCAGCAGAAGCCGCAGCGGGTGGCCTCGCTCGACGTGTTCCGCGGTCTCACCGTCGCC ATGATGATACTCGTGGACGACGCCGGCGGGGCGTGGCCGGGGATAAACCACGCGCCGTGGTTCGGGGTGACTGTGGCGGACTTCGTCATGCCGGCCTTTCTCTTCATCATCGGCGTCTCCGCCGCCCTCGTCTTCAAG AAAACACCAAACAAGATAGCAACAACTAAGAAGGCTGCATTTAGGGCTATCAAGCTTTTCATCTTGGGCGTAATTTTGCAAG GAGGATACATTCATGGACGGCACAAATTAACTTATGGAGTCGATTTGGATCATATTCGATTGCTAGGTGTGTTACAG AGAATAGCTATTGGATACTTTCTAGCAGCAATTTCTGAGATTTGGCTTGTGAACAATACTTCGGTGGATTCGCCAGTATCATTTGTGAAGAAGTACTTCGTGGAGTG GATCATGGCCATAATGATTTCAGCTCTATACATTGGCTTGGTATTTGGCCTCTATGTTCCAAATTGGGAATTTACAGTTCAGACTAGCAATTCGACCTTTTCAAATCCAAGCAATGGTGTTGGGATCAAAACG ATCCAGTGTGGACTTAGAGGTAGTCTTGGACCACCTTGCAATGCAGTTGGCTTTGTAGATCGGGTTTTGCTTGGGGAAAGTCACCTGTACAAGAACCCAGTGTACAAAAGAACTAAG GAATGCAGTATTAATTCCCCTGATTATGGACGGCTTCCTCCGAATGCGCCAGACTGGTGCCTGGCTCCCTTTGACCCAGAGGGTTTATTAAG TACATTGATGGCTGCAGTGAGTTGCTTTGTTGGGTTGCATTTTGGCCATGTCTTGATTCATTGCAAG ACTCATTCACAGAGAATGGTGTCATGGCTGCTAGCTTCAACGGTGTTAACAGTCTCAGGATTTTTATTACAACTATTAG GTATGCCTTTCAGTAAGCCTTTGTATACTGTGAGCTACATGCTGCTGGCTGGTGGAGTATCTGGGTTCCTTCTGTTGCTGCTATACTGCATA GTCGATGTTATCCACATCAAGAAGCCATTAATTCTGTTCCAGTGGATGGGCATGAATGCGCTTATAGTCTATGTCCTGGCAGCTTGTGAGCTCTTCCCTACGCTTATTCAAGGGTTCTACTGGCGGTCACCTGAGAACAACCTG GTGGATGCCACGGAGTGTCTGCTCCAGGCCATCTTCCATTCGAAACGTTGGGGCACCTTGGCGTTCGTCCTCGTGGAGATCATCTTCTGGTGCTTGGCCGCCTGCTTCCTCCACATGAAAGGCGTTTACCTGAGACTGTAG
- the LOC109774971 gene encoding uncharacterized protein isoform X2, translating into MAGGSGEGAAMSPPSSSGVGGGGGGGKRGRDPEEDVYVDNLHSHKRYLSEIMASSLNGLSVGDSLADNIMESPARSESSSCVRDEIISQYSPMSEDSDDYRYFDTQLNPNGSQGDAMVSPSTSPMSSPHRFQKPQAGFLPSSPYPLPSCSLSSVACSHPRRGSENEGRFPSSPNDMCHGADLRRTALLRSVQMRVHGPHAYDPSFGSRQEQEHVHEHDDEHGHEHLEDLGGPERPSCRKSIDNEASGYQGAENSYGRQEHDIDYIHGCTADDVLSGPKFKQEDDNQGLM; encoded by the exons ATGGCGGGTGGCAGCGGCGAGGGCGCCGCAATGTCGCCGCCTTCCTCCTCCggtgttggcggcggcggcggtggcggaaaGCGCGGGAGGGATCCGGAGGAGGACGTGTACGTGGACAACCTCCACTCCCACAAGCGGTACCTCAGCGAG ATAATGGCGTCCAGCCTGAATGGGCTCTCTGTAGGAGATTCGCTTGCCGACAACATCATGGAGTCCCCTGCGAGGTCTGAGAGTTCCTCTTGTGTCAG GGACGAAATAATCTCCCAATACTCACCAATGTCAGAAGACTCAGATGACTACCGGTACTTCGACACGCAACTAAACCCCAACGGGAGTCAAGGCGATGCAATGGTCAGCCCATCAACTAGTCCGATGTCTTCTCCTCACCGGTTCCAGAAACCGCAAGCTGGTTTCCTACCATCAAGCCCATATCCTCTCCCCAGCTGCTCCCTCTCATCCGTGGCTTGCTCTCACCCTCGACGTGGCTCTGAGAATGAAGGCCGGTTCCCGTCTTCACCCAATGACATGTGCCACGGCGCGGACCTGAGGCGAACAGCGCTACTGAGGTCGGTGCAAATGAGGGTGCATGGTCCCCATGCATACGACCCGTCATTCGGCAGCCGGCAGGAGCAAGAACATGTCCATGAGCATGATGATGAACATGGTCATGAACATCTGGAAGATTTGGGAGGGCCGGAAAGACCATCTTGCAGGAAATCAATTGATAATGAAGCTAGTGGCTACCAGGGGGCTGAAAACAGCTATGGGCGGCAGGAGCATGATATTGATTACATCCACGGCTGCACAGCTGATGATGTCTTGAGTGGCCCCAAGTTCAAGCAAGAAGATGATAACCAAG GTTTGATGTAA